TTCTCTTCTATGGGGTTTCCCACTGGAACGCTTGGTTCAACGCACTTATCTATTTAAGAACCCGTGACCTTTATCCACTACAACTTATCTTACGAGAAATCTTGATCACGAATAGTACCGAATCAATGACGACGGGTGTCGGTGGTGCCGATAAGATGCCCATCGGAGAAACGATCAAATACGCCACAATTATTGTCGCAACAGCTCCCATCCTGCTCTTATATCCTTTCCTGCAAAAGTATTTCGTCAAAGGTATTATGATTGGCGCGATCAAAGGGTAATGAGGCAGCAATCTGTCGAAGAAATCAAAACAAACGAAGATCAGCCATAAAGAAAAACGGCTTCGCCGCCCTGAGAGATCAGCCTCTTCGTAGCGACAAAACCCTATTAAGGGAACTAGAGGACGCTATAAAGGCAAATAGCAGGGATGCTAGGGTATTAGCGGAACTACAGGGTCTTATTTCCACGAAAAACGCTGAATTTGCCTTGAAACAGCAAAATAGCGGACTGGAGTTCCCTCACCCCCGCGATATGGATACTTTTGGCTAGAATAGCGGACTGTAGTTCCCTCCCTCTGTTCGCACAAGGCGGCTGGAGTAACTCCGCACTCACTCCAAAACATATAAACTCTTATATTTAAACAAAGGAGCTAAGCGCATACAAGCCGCTTAGCTCCTTTTACATTCAAATATGTTTTATGCCAGCCACTGCTTCACTTTGGAAGCGAAGCTCGTTAGCATCTCTTGAGAACCGAATTGACCGCTAAAATCTTCAATACCCAGGTAGCCATCGTAGCCAACCGCTTTCAAGTCGTCCAACAGTTGCTTAAAATTCACGACACCATTATCTAATGGCGCCCATTCGCTTTTCCAAAGTTTAAGACCGTTTTGCTCCTCGCCTGTAGGTACCCATCTTGCATTTTTCACATGGACATGCGCCAGATAAGGTCCCAACAACTCAAGGCCCATCCGATAATTCTCGTATCCCTCATGCACCATATTGCCTGCATCGTGCAGAACACCTAGATTGTCAGGGTTAAAACCGGAGATCAGCTTGTGTGCCAGACCAGCGCTCGGCGTAATTGTGTTATGATGAATTTCGATAATTCCTTTGACTCCATACTGCTGTGACAGCTCCTGGGCGTGGTGCAAATAATCGACAGCCTTTTTGAACAAATCATTATAATTCTGGCTGCGATCGTAGCCGGGAACACCTACACGAATGAAGGATGCTCCAATTTGGCGAGCAGCTTTGAACACATTCTCCGTTTCTGCCACATTACAATCATTCAGGTACGGAGTTACACTTAGGTTTACCAAATTATGATTAACAGCGATGAGACGGAATTGCTCCAACTCTTCATCCGTTGCTTTCGGATCAATCGAACATAAGTTATTTCTCCAGAACGAAGGCGCTTCATTAGCGGCATCCGCTGGAATATCTTTAAAACGCCATTCAATGCCTTCAATCCCAGCTGTAACAGCCGCTTTGGCTAATTCTACAGGTGTCAAATCAGGTGTGGCTACAGTGAATACAGATAGTTTCATATAAGATCCTCCTTGGCATGATGAACATTAGCAGGTTTGGCGAAAGCCGTTTGTTTATCTATTGTTTATTTTGCAGTATAATAAAAACGTATTCATTGCATTAATTGGGCAAAAGATTGCTAATATTGACTCCAGTTTAACTAGAGGAGAGCCTCTCATGCAGGAACTATACCAAAATTTACA
Above is a genomic segment from Paenibacillus sp. HWE-109 containing:
- a CDS encoding sugar phosphate isomerase/epimerase family protein; protein product: MKLSVFTVATPDLTPVELAKAAVTAGIEGIEWRFKDIPADAANEAPSFWRNNLCSIDPKATDEELEQFRLIAVNHNLVNLSVTPYLNDCNVAETENVFKAARQIGASFIRVGVPGYDRSQNYNDLFKKAVDYLHHAQELSQQYGVKGIIEIHHNTITPSAGLAHKLISGFNPDNLGVLHDAGNMVHEGYENYRMGLELLGPYLAHVHVKNARWVPTGEEQNGLKLWKSEWAPLDNGVVNFKQLLDDLKAVGYDGYLGIEDFSGQFGSQEMLTSFASKVKQWLA